In one window of Aphidius gifuensis isolate YNYX2018 linkage group LG4, ASM1490517v1, whole genome shotgun sequence DNA:
- the LOC122853820 gene encoding uncharacterized protein LOC122853820, with product MELKVEWLTPPELFHDENLEIPKNIKLADPKFYMPQPIDMLIGAEPTLSLMSVGQIPLSDESFQVCFQKTLLGWTVAGTTTVPDRPFPLSCNLTRLEKQMTDFWRLEEISFEKPKAKHDVLCGSHFINNIKRDPNGRYIVSLPFIEGDRTLGDSRAAAYRRFHALENKFLSKPELKSEYHKVMQEYLDLGHMSPVSDDSEHKYYLPHHAVIKKSSSTTKVRVVFDASAKSNNNKSLNDILMTGPTIQNTIFTQLLKFRSHKYVLTADIEKMYRQILLHKDDRAYQRILWRVGDQIKTFELNTVTFGVTSSPFLAIRTIHQLADDEANHFPPAAHILKNDLYVDDLLTGASNISETRQLRDEIVKLLKRGQFNIRQWASNEPKLIADLSNVNVNSNFLLDKNCTLKTLEHMRMYEGLSSP from the exons ATGGAGCTTAAGGTTGAAT GGTTAACACCTCCTGAATTATTTCATGATGAAAATCTAGAAATccctaaaaatattaaattagccgacccaaaattttatatgccaCAGCCTATTGATATGTTGATAGGGGCAGAACCAACCTTATCATTAATGTCAGTTGGTCAAATACCATTATCAGACGAGTCTTTTCAAGTATGTTTTCAAAAAACTCTTCTCGGATGGACCGTAGCAGGTACTACCACGGTGCCTGACCGACCCTTTCCTTTATCTTGTAACTTAACTCGtcttgaaaaacaaatgacaGACTTTTGGAGGTTAGAAGAGATCAGTTTTGAAAAACCAAAAGCAAAACACGATGTTTTATGCGGAagccattttattaataatatcaaacgTGACCCTAATGGTCGATATATTGTTAGTTTACCATTTATTGAAGGCGATCGTACGCTTGGTGACTCTAGAGCAGCAGCCTATCGACGCTTCCAtgcattagaaaataaatttttatctaaaccAGAATTAAAATCAGAATATCACAAAGTAATGCAAGAGTATCTTGATCTTGGTCACATGTCACCTGTCTCAGATGATTCTGAGCATAAATATTATCTACCGCATCATGCTGTGATCAAAAAATCCAGCTCGACTACTAAAGTTCGAGTAGTCTTTGATGCATCTGCTaaatcaaataacaataaatcacttaatgatattttaatgacaGGTCCTACTATTCAAAATACCATCTTTACTCAATTGCTCAAATTTCGCTCCCATAAATATGTCCTTACAGCtgacattgaaaaaatgtatCGTCAAATTCTATTACATAAAGACGATCGAGCATACCAAAGAATACTTTGGCGTGTGGGCGatcaaattaaaacttttgaattaaatacagTAACTTTTGGTGTAACATCGTCTCCATTTTTGGCTATCCGTACCATTCATCAATTAGCTGATGATGAAGCAAATCATTTTCCACCTGCTGCGCATATTCTAAAAAATGACTTGTATGTTGACGATCTTTTGACAGGTGCAAGTAATATATCAGAAACGCGTCAGCTTCGTGatgaaattgttaaattattaaaacgtgGTCAATTCAATATACGCCAATGGGCTTCTAATGAACCAAAATTAATAGCAGATTTATCTAACGTCAATgttaattctaattttttactcGATAAAAATTGTACCTTAAAAACTCTCG aacATATGCGTATGTACGAAGGTTTATCCTCGCCTTAA
- the LOC122854966 gene encoding uncharacterized protein LOC122854966, with product MRQRFWVLDGRNQVRQVIRKCMTCFRFIAEAEKFKMADLPEDRVNARNVFKNVGIDYCGPFFIKEKKFRNTTKIKIYVCVFVCMSVKAVHLEVVSDLTTEGFLGALRRFIARRGTPVKIYSDNGTNFNGAKNQLKELYNLLNSDEHKHLVHNFTASHIPRISWNFIPPLSPHLGGLWESTVKLFKHHLKRVVGESLFTYEVFTTFTTEVEGILNSRPLTQMCSDPNDLNVLTPAHILIGEPIRNLPEQDYTDTPTNRLSFWEHITKMKQHFWARWHIEYLHELQKRHKWAKDTANIKVGEIVLLVEKNAPCTSWPLGRVIELYPGADQVVRTAVVKTANGTYTRSVTLLCPLPFNDVTPVPNQ from the coding sequence ATGCGTCAACGTTTTTGGGTACTTGATGGAAGAAATCAAGTACGCCAAGTCATACGTAAGTGCATGACCTGTTTCCGCTTTATAGCTGAAgcagaaaaattcaaaatggctgACCTGCCAGAAGATCGAGTCAATGCCcgaaatgtatttaaaaatgtcgGTATTGACTATTGCGGTCCATTTTtcataaaagagaaaaaattccgtaatacaactaaaataaaaatatatgtatgtgtcTTTGTGTGTATGTCCGTAAAGGCAGTACACTTAGAAGTAGTTAGTGACCTAACAACTGAAGGTTTTTTAGGAGCGTTGCGGCGATTCATTGCAAGACGCGGTACCCCTGTTAAAATCTATTCAGATAACGGTACCAATTTTAACGGTgcgaaaaatcaattaaaagaattatataatttactaaattCTGATGAGCATAAACATCTGGTGCATAACTTTACAGCGTCACATATACCACGAATATCATGGAATTTTATTCCACCATTATCACCTCATCTAGGGGGACTGTGGGAATccacagtaaaattatttaaacatcatCTCAAACGGGTAGTAGGTGAATCACTTTTCACATATGAAGTATTCACCACCTTCACCACTGAGGTTGAaggtattttaaattcaagacCTCTCACACAGATGTGCTCTGATCCAAATGACCTTAATGTCCTTACACCTGCACATATTCTAATCGGTGAACCTATTCGAAACTTGCCGGAACAAGATTACACTGATACACCCACTAATAGATTATCATTTTGGGAACATATTACCAAGATGAAACAACATTTCTGGGCTCGTTGGcatattgaatatttacacGAGTTACAGAAACGTCATAAATGGGCTAAGGACACCGCTAACATTAAGGTTGGCGAAATAGTCCTCCTGGTGGAGAAAAATGCTCCGTGTACTAGTTGGCCACTTGGACGAGTGATCGAGTTATATCCAGGAGCTGACCAAGTAGTCAGAACCGCAGTCGTGAAGACGGCCAATGGGACCTACACCAGATCAGTCACATTGCTGTGCCCGCTGCCATTCAATGACGTCACACCAGTTCCAAaccaataa